The Rhopalosiphum maidis isolate BTI-1 chromosome 1, ASM367621v3, whole genome shotgun sequence genome has a segment encoding these proteins:
- the LOC113556578 gene encoding uncharacterized protein LOC113556578 yields the protein MILTRKPSPLHPSRLNTATALLLVFISLVRGFPLNGQQLDSAVEGVQKYLESSGFPKMTRGEVLDFLNDFSKNSRVSRSDNNALNVKKDITSYVTPQSDFEYSTTQMPHIHNDATENKTPAPKIPNGESPLNYGYPMSINKQTDQSPPSSTPTIFVTVQDGNLTSDKRTEIMLQAMQERNAHKKNIGPSVDLNAYTKFKKIPEARNLKIDDDMKDFLNNFGLLDTPKSGKSIDLKSNEPLRRNDDAAVTETVDEKLLKSILAETGNSGVNISEFQPLLESASTSRDHVFNPSDSNVKTVDINRIAKIVANIRLLTDDNNTVSLSQDAIQKKLENITEAISAIDQPTDNNSAFNGYEVFFDDNSKEIDSDLPASQFVPETQTLTKSQNPPDPLSTDELQMLLEKNKNDVKRQQPANDTSIANTSTSTEESIPVATSSEAVVTSVVTDSSSEATSIEVTSGASAARDSSTVADTNPSLSQLAESFGGGETASNPPPAIDELNTPSPERPKNGLYFYVDWNSFLTVNGGQKNQVNLRFAPKAGNPNHFIKVNVP from the coding sequence GCTACTGCACTGTTGctagtttttatttcactGGTACGTGGTTTCCCGTTAAATGGACAACAACTCGATTCTGCAGTGGAAGGCGTACAGAAATATTTGGAATCATCTGGTTTTCCAAAAATGACTCGTGGTGAagttttggattttttaaacgatttttcaAAGAACTCTCGAGTAAGTCGTTCAGATAATAATGCACTTAATGTGAAGAAAGACATTACGTCGTACGTCACACCACAATCTGATTTCGAGTACTCAACAACACAAATGCcacatatacataatgatGCGACGGAAAATAAAACTCCGGCACCAAAAATCCCTAATGGTGAATCACCACTTAACTATGGATACCCAATGagcataaataaacaaacagaCCAGTCACCGCCATCGTCCACGCCAACTATATTTGTGACAGTGCAAGACGGAAATTTAACAAGTGATAAAAGAACTGAAATTATGTTGCAAGCAATGCAAGAAAGAAatgcacataaaaaaaatatcggcCCTTCTGTtgatttaaatgcatatactAAGTTTAAGAAAATCCCCGAAGCCAGAAATTTGAAAATCGACGATGATATGAAAGATTTTCTCAACAATTTCGGACTATTAGACACTCCGAAATCGGGTAAATCGATTGATTTAAAATCCAACGAACCACTAAGGCGAAATGACGATGCCGCCGTTACAGAAACTGTGGACGAAAAACTATTGAAATCAATTCTGGCCGAAACCGGCAATAGTGGAGTAAACATATCGGAGTTTCAACCGCTGCTCGAAAGTGCATCGACCTCCAGGGACCATGTGTTCAATCCGTCCGACTCCAACGTCAAAACTGTAGATATTAACAGGATAGCGAAAATAGTGGCAAATATACGACTGTTGACCGATGACAACAATACTGTTTCACTGTCACAGGATGCTATTCAAAAGAAATTGGAAAACATAACGGAGGCGATATCTGCTATTGATCAACCTACCGATAACAATAGTGCATTTAACGGGTACGAAGTGTTCTTCGACGATAATTCTAAAGAAATCGATTCTGATCTGCCTGCGTCACAATTTGTCCCGGAGACTCAAACTTTGACTAAATCACAAAATCCACCTGATCCTCTGTCCACCGATGAACTTCAAATGCTGCTGGAAAAGAATAAAAACGACGTGAAACGTCAACAGCCAGCGAACGATACGTCCATAGCGAATACCTCAACCTCTACCGAAGAATCAATACCTGTCGCCACGTCATCAGAAGCTGTTGTAACATCTGTAGTCACTGATTCGTCTTCGGAAGCAACGTCGATAGAAGTAACGTCCGGCGCCAGCGCAGCAAGAGATTCTTCTACAGTAGCTGATACAAACCCAAGTCTATCCCAGTTGGCCGAATCGTTTGGCGGAGGCGAGACCGCCAGTAATCCACCGCCGGCAATCGATGAATTGAATACACCTTCACCCGAACGACCTAAGAACGGTTTGTATTTCTATGTGGACTGGAACTCGTTTTTGACAGTTAACGGAGgtcaaaaaaatcaagttaACTTGAGGTTTGCGCCGAAAGCTGGGAACCCAAATCATTTTATCAAGGTCAACGTACCATAA